Proteins encoded within one genomic window of uncultured Draconibacterium sp.:
- a CDS encoding SRPBCC domain-containing protein: MKDLKRYYTLNADPKDVYNALTNEKMIEIWTGETAVMPLEPNSEFTMWGGSISGVNVEFEQDKKIVQKWFFGEEEEDSLVTIKLHPHKKGTSIELRHTNIPDEAFENISEGWDEDYFGALNELFV, from the coding sequence ATGAAAGATTTAAAACGCTACTATACCTTAAACGCCGATCCGAAAGACGTGTACAACGCTTTAACTAACGAAAAAATGATTGAAATATGGACAGGCGAAACAGCCGTTATGCCGCTGGAGCCAAACTCCGAATTTACGATGTGGGGAGGAAGTATTTCGGGCGTAAATGTGGAATTTGAGCAAGATAAAAAAATCGTTCAGAAGTGGTTTTTTGGTGAAGAGGAGGAAGATTCACTGGTGACGATAAAACTACATCCGCATAAAAAAGGAACAAGCATTGAATTGAGGCACACCAATATTCCCGATGAAGCTTTTGAAAACATTTCGGAAGGCTGGGATGAAGACTATTTTGGAGCACTGAACGAACTGTTTGTTTAA
- a CDS encoding cupin domain-containing protein, which produces MQTAAYWIEKLQLERHPEGGWFKEVYRSSEILEKSALPESFGSERNCSTSIYYLLEKNDFSAFHRIKSDEIWHFYTGTSAVEILYLIDGHLKTQKVGNNLDNEELFQFTVPKNTWFAAQLTNKTGYALVGCTVSPGFHFEDFELADESLGNNFTEYAQQINELIH; this is translated from the coding sequence ATGCAGACTGCAGCTTACTGGATAGAAAAACTCCAACTCGAACGACATCCCGAAGGCGGATGGTTTAAGGAAGTTTACCGATCATCAGAAATTCTTGAAAAAAGTGCCTTGCCCGAATCTTTTGGCAGCGAAAGAAACTGTTCTACTTCTATTTACTACCTTCTTGAGAAAAACGACTTTTCTGCTTTTCATAGAATTAAATCTGACGAAATCTGGCATTTTTATACTGGCACATCAGCCGTGGAGATCCTGTATCTGATTGATGGTCATTTGAAAACCCAGAAAGTTGGAAATAACCTGGACAATGAAGAATTGTTTCAGTTTACAGTTCCTAAAAATACCTGGTTTGCAGCGCAATTAACCAACAAAACCGGTTACGCATTGGTGGGATGTACCGTATCTCCCGGATTTCATTTTGAAGATTTTGAGTTAGCTGACGAATCACTGGGCAACAATTTTACGGAATATGCACAGCAAATAAACGAGCTTATTCATTAA
- a CDS encoding DUF4268 domain-containing protein — protein sequence MYSKEELRQLKIDFWQLFDKRCSVHPELKYRKRKWMLHKTKIKGVALRFDVSRKDAMVILELGNKSENKRLKAYEFLERYKPVIEDGFEDGLQWEFFHEREDSGAEVCRIFTRMKGVDFHRQNQWPDIYNFFIENMLKLERNFLDVRDLLQEELK from the coding sequence ATGTATTCAAAAGAGGAATTGCGACAATTAAAAATTGATTTCTGGCAACTGTTTGACAAACGCTGCAGTGTGCATCCTGAGTTAAAATACAGGAAACGGAAATGGATGCTTCATAAAACAAAAATTAAAGGAGTAGCACTACGTTTTGATGTTAGCCGCAAAGATGCAATGGTGATTCTCGAATTGGGTAACAAAAGTGAGAATAAAAGACTGAAAGCCTACGAATTTCTGGAACGATACAAACCGGTTATTGAAGACGGTTTTGAAGATGGTTTGCAATGGGAGTTTTTCCATGAACGAGAAGACAGTGGCGCCGAAGTGTGCCGGATTTTTACGCGAATGAAAGGTGTTGATTTTCATCGTCAGAACCAGTGGCCCGACATCTACAATTTCTTTATTGAAAACATGCTGAAACTGGAACGCAACTTTCTTGACGTAAGAGATCTATTACAGGAAGAGCTAAAATAG
- a CDS encoding TonB-dependent receptor, with protein MKKIALMLLGIALFGVLVVEAQVKNISGTVTSADDDMGIPGVSVSVKGTTIGTVTNLDGVYQLEVPSDATTLVFSFVGMKTQEVEISGSTVDMVMEADLVGIDEVMVVAYGTTKRSQFVGSAKAVTGEELATKSTSNISNALQGAAAGVQVVNGSGQPGTEATIRIRGVGSINGGTSPLYIVDGSPYEFNLNTINPSDIESITVLKDASSTAIYGARGANGVILITTKNGSKDGNIIVNVDAKWGHSSRGVPTYDVMTDPAMYYETAYKALYNSQAYNGVSAADAYAYADANFLTQSGVGYQIYSYPEGERLIGTNFKLNPNATLGYADNDFYYTPDNWEDETLATGNLRQEYNVSVRGGQNKSQYFISGGYLDDPGIINGSGFTRYSLRGKIDSQAKDWLAVGLSASYVNTELESPSSQGSWGSTGNVFYASNMMAPIYPFYVRNTDGTIAQDSNGNNIYDQGTSTNFTRPGSAPRGNNAINLLLDTDKEVRDLFAGSFYAKLTPFEGFNFTARISPEASNTRSNYLSNPFYGSISTEGEVSVSHRRIFTFNQQYLANYKKAITESHNVEVLAGFESFSLKNQYLRGSNDHLYDPFIAELDNAFGTQPTSANASSYTHNYATEGFVGRVQYDFQERFFFNASMRYEGSSRFSADNRWGLFGSVGAAWLVTKEAFMQSTANWLNELKYKVSYGTQGNDQIGIYDSTSGSYSYYAYRNRYDISYNSVTGEYTKVLKESGNPELTWEAQKLFNTGVEFGLVNNVLNGSIDYFYRENSDMLFNEPQPVSSGLSTIPKNIGSVVNQGFEVDLNSEILKTNQLTWSVFANITHINSEIKELPEYTEATGGIKRSSYILKEGGSLNQAYLVQYAGVDSETGLSLYYVDPDNNDYTTTTDYSAAEQADLGDISVKWYGGFGTNLNAYGFDLGVQFAYQLGGKAYDGSYQELMHTGKEIGRNWHTDILDAWTPTNTNTNVPRISSSDDFDQKNSSRFLTSSNYLSLNNITLGYTFPTSLTRKMNIQKLRLYVSGDNLALFSSRKGFDPRQSQNARATGVAISTSSGNYVYSQLRVVSGGVSISF; from the coding sequence ATGAAAAAAATTGCGCTAATGCTATTGGGCATTGCCTTGTTTGGCGTGCTCGTGGTCGAAGCACAGGTAAAAAATATCAGCGGTACGGTAACCAGTGCCGACGATGATATGGGAATACCAGGTGTTTCAGTAAGTGTTAAAGGTACTACAATTGGTACAGTTACAAATCTTGATGGGGTCTACCAGCTGGAAGTTCCATCTGATGCTACTACGTTGGTTTTCTCGTTTGTGGGTATGAAGACGCAGGAAGTTGAGATTAGTGGTTCAACCGTTGATATGGTAATGGAAGCCGATTTGGTAGGGATTGACGAAGTAATGGTTGTTGCTTATGGTACTACCAAAAGATCACAGTTTGTTGGTTCTGCCAAGGCAGTAACTGGAGAAGAATTAGCAACAAAATCTACCTCGAATATAAGTAATGCTTTGCAGGGAGCTGCAGCAGGTGTTCAGGTTGTTAATGGAAGTGGACAACCAGGTACGGAAGCTACCATCCGTATTCGTGGTGTTGGATCTATTAACGGAGGTACATCACCATTATATATTGTTGATGGAAGTCCTTACGAGTTTAACTTGAATACTATAAATCCTAGTGATATCGAGTCGATTACAGTATTGAAGGATGCCTCTTCAACTGCAATTTACGGTGCTCGTGGTGCTAACGGTGTTATTCTTATTACCACAAAAAATGGTTCTAAAGACGGTAATATCATCGTAAATGTTGATGCAAAATGGGGACATTCAAGTCGTGGTGTTCCAACTTATGATGTGATGACTGATCCGGCTATGTATTATGAGACTGCATACAAAGCATTGTATAACTCGCAGGCTTATAATGGAGTGTCTGCTGCTGATGCATATGCATATGCTGATGCTAACTTTTTAACTCAGTCAGGAGTTGGTTATCAGATATATTCTTATCCTGAAGGAGAACGTTTGATTGGTACAAATTTCAAGTTAAATCCTAATGCAACTTTAGGTTATGCTGATAATGATTTTTACTACACTCCAGATAATTGGGAAGATGAAACACTAGCAACTGGTAATCTGCGCCAGGAATATAATGTATCAGTACGTGGTGGACAAAATAAATCACAGTATTTTATTTCGGGAGGCTATCTTGATGATCCGGGTATTATAAATGGTTCTGGTTTTACTCGTTATTCACTAAGGGGAAAGATTGATTCTCAGGCAAAAGATTGGTTAGCGGTAGGACTGTCTGCGTCTTATGTAAATACAGAGTTGGAAAGCCCTAGCTCACAAGGGTCTTGGGGAAGTACAGGTAATGTTTTTTATGCCAGTAATATGATGGCTCCTATCTATCCTTTTTACGTAAGAAATACAGATGGAACTATTGCCCAGGACAGCAATGGAAACAATATTTATGACCAGGGAACTTCAACCAATTTTACCAGACCAGGTTCTGCGCCACGAGGAAACAACGCGATTAACCTGCTTTTAGATACAGATAAGGAAGTAAGGGATCTTTTTGCGGGGTCTTTCTATGCAAAATTAACTCCTTTTGAAGGATTTAATTTTACCGCCCGGATTTCTCCTGAAGCATCTAATACCCGCTCAAACTATTTATCAAATCCTTTTTATGGATCTATTTCTACAGAAGGGGAAGTTTCCGTTAGTCACCGTCGGATATTTACATTCAACCAACAATATTTGGCTAATTATAAAAAAGCCATTACAGAATCGCATAATGTTGAAGTATTGGCCGGATTTGAAAGTTTTAGTTTAAAAAACCAATACTTAAGGGGAAGTAACGATCATTTATACGATCCATTTATCGCTGAACTTGATAACGCTTTTGGAACACAACCAACAAGTGCAAATGCCAGTTCATACACGCATAATTATGCAACAGAAGGCTTTGTTGGTAGAGTACAGTATGATTTTCAGGAGCGCTTCTTCTTTAATGCCTCTATGAGATATGAAGGATCATCTCGTTTCTCTGCCGACAATCGTTGGGGACTTTTTGGTAGTGTTGGCGCAGCATGGTTGGTAACAAAAGAAGCTTTTATGCAATCAACTGCAAATTGGCTAAACGAATTAAAGTACAAAGTAAGTTACGGTACACAGGGAAATGATCAAATTGGAATATACGATTCTACTAGTGGGTCCTATTCATATTATGCTTATAGAAACCGGTATGATATTTCATACAATAGTGTTACCGGAGAATACACAAAAGTTCTTAAAGAAAGTGGAAACCCGGAATTAACATGGGAAGCACAAAAGCTGTTTAACACAGGAGTTGAATTTGGCTTGGTTAACAATGTTTTAAACGGTAGTATCGATTATTTCTATCGTGAGAATTCAGACATGCTATTTAATGAGCCTCAGCCGGTTTCATCAGGTTTGTCAACCATTCCAAAAAATATTGGATCAGTAGTAAACCAAGGGTTTGAAGTTGATTTAAATTCTGAAATATTAAAAACAAATCAACTAACCTGGAGTGTATTTGCAAACATAACTCATATTAACAGTGAGATTAAGGAATTACCTGAATATACAGAGGCAACAGGTGGAATTAAACGTTCTTCATACATTCTTAAAGAAGGCGGTTCTTTAAACCAGGCTTATTTGGTTCAATATGCAGGTGTTGACAGTGAAACTGGGTTATCGTTGTATTATGTAGATCCTGACAATAATGATTATACGACAACTACAGATTATAGCGCTGCAGAACAGGCTGATCTTGGTGATATAAGTGTAAAATGGTACGGAGGTTTTGGTACAAATTTAAATGCGTACGGTTTTGATCTTGGAGTTCAGTTTGCCTACCAATTGGGAGGAAAAGCATATGATGGCTCTTATCAGGAACTGATGCACACCGGAAAAGAAATAGGCCGCAACTGGCACACGGATATTCTGGATGCCTGGACTCCGACAAATACAAATACTAATGTACCTCGTATTTCTTCTTCTGATGATTTTGATCAAAAGAACTCGAGTCGCTTTCTTACAAGTTCAAACTACTTAAGTTTGAATAACATTACTTTAGGATATACTTTCCCTACTTCATTGACCCGTAAAATGAACATTCAAAAGCTTAGATTATATGTTTCTGGTGATAATCTTGCCTTGTTCTCGTCTCGTAAAGGATTTGATCCTCGTCAGTCGCAGAATGCTCGTGCTACAGGTGTTGCTATTTCAACTTCGTCTGGTAATTACGTTTACAGTCAGTTAAGAGTAGTTTCTGGTGGTGTATCTATTTCATTCTAG
- a CDS encoding RagB/SusD family nutrient uptake outer membrane protein, with translation MKIKNYLKIFATTVVAIALFSSCDDDFLERQYEGGTLDDDQVQETVEAIPDRINSSISGMYSLLGKPDGFFDYGSGDYRADDLGYPGIALSQDLNSGIMTNIVSGYDWFSAALEYSDRTPTYANPRMRYGLFYKIIYAANDVLSAIPEDTDNDQLIYARGQAKAMKAFCYLSLVPYFQFKYVGNEDKPSVPIVEDGTDFRNNPRASLTDMYAYILQNLTDAIEDLDGYARLNKGAIDQNVAYGLRARAYLNMEQWSNAAADAEKAMTGYDPYAISDLTEPGFNEATDHNWIWALLLPTDVISDANYATWPSQLGSFSGDAYVPYAGIYRSINNLLYDKINDTDVRKAWWLDEDRTSPYLEGLTWGEFEGQEIATGSIANVKEPMQAYANVKFGQRSGIGSAYNDGDWCMMRAEEMVLIRAEALAMGGNPAQGKQILEDFVKSYRDPSYTTSATSAGEVQDAVWLQRRIELWGEGFGMFDAMRLGKNIIRYHPDQPTNVPEDYRFNLSKDDPWLLLRFVQGETNNNSAVEQNEGGAQPSQGDGATLIDGVL, from the coding sequence ATGAAAATAAAGAATTATTTAAAAATATTTGCAACAACAGTGGTTGCAATCGCCTTGTTTTCTTCATGCGACGATGACTTTTTAGAAAGGCAGTATGAAGGAGGAACCCTGGATGATGATCAAGTACAGGAAACAGTAGAAGCCATACCCGACAGAATTAATTCATCAATAAGCGGTATGTATTCATTGTTAGGAAAACCAGATGGTTTTTTTGACTATGGTTCTGGAGATTACAGAGCAGATGATCTTGGCTATCCGGGTATTGCTTTAAGCCAAGATTTGAATAGTGGAATTATGACCAATATTGTTTCTGGGTATGACTGGTTCTCAGCGGCCTTGGAATATTCTGATCGTACTCCGACATATGCAAATCCACGGATGCGTTATGGATTGTTCTATAAAATTATCTATGCCGCTAACGATGTGTTAAGCGCAATTCCGGAAGATACCGATAACGACCAATTAATTTATGCTCGTGGGCAGGCAAAAGCAATGAAAGCATTTTGTTACCTTTCATTAGTTCCTTATTTCCAGTTTAAGTATGTAGGTAACGAGGATAAGCCTTCTGTACCTATTGTTGAAGATGGTACTGATTTTAGAAATAATCCTAGAGCTTCTTTAACTGATATGTATGCCTATATACTGCAAAATTTAACAGATGCAATTGAAGACCTGGATGGTTATGCAAGACTGAATAAAGGTGCTATCGATCAGAATGTAGCTTACGGGTTACGTGCGAGAGCCTATTTGAATATGGAGCAATGGAGTAATGCAGCTGCAGACGCTGAAAAAGCAATGACCGGTTACGATCCTTATGCTATATCTGATTTAACAGAACCAGGATTTAACGAGGCAACAGATCATAACTGGATTTGGGCTCTACTTTTACCAACTGATGTTATCAGTGATGCTAACTATGCAACCTGGCCATCACAATTAGGATCATTCTCAGGCGATGCATATGTTCCTTATGCTGGTATCTACAGATCTATTAATAATTTATTATATGACAAGATTAATGATACAGACGTACGAAAAGCCTGGTGGTTAGACGAGGACAGAACTTCTCCTTATCTTGAAGGTTTAACTTGGGGGGAGTTTGAAGGTCAGGAAATTGCAACAGGAAGTATTGCTAACGTAAAAGAACCAATGCAGGCATACGCCAATGTGAAATTTGGTCAGCGCTCGGGTATCGGTTCTGCCTACAATGATGGTGACTGGTGCATGATGCGTGCTGAAGAAATGGTTCTTATTAGAGCAGAAGCACTTGCTATGGGCGGAAACCCTGCACAAGGAAAACAGATATTGGAAGATTTTGTAAAATCATATCGTGATCCTTCATACACAACTTCAGCAACTTCAGCTGGTGAGGTTCAGGATGCTGTATGGTTACAACGCCGTATTGAATTGTGGGGCGAAGGATTTGGTATGTTTGATGCTATGCGTTTAGGCAAAAATATTATCCGTTATCATCCTGATCAACCTACAAATGTGCCGGAAGATTATCGTTTTAATTTATCGAAAGATGATCCATGGTTACTGTTACGTTTTGTTCAGGGAGAAACAAACAATAATTCAGCCGTCGAACAAAATGAAGGAGGAGCACAGCCATCTCAGGGAGATGGAGCTACCTTAATCGATGGTGTTTTATAA
- a CDS encoding SDR family oxidoreductase, with protein sequence MSNNLLKGKKGIIFGALNPDSIAWKVAVRAHEEGATVTLSNTPVAIRMGETNKLGEQINAEVIGADATNVEDLENLISKSMEALGGKIDFILHSIGMSPNVRKGRHYSDLDYNYLDKTLDVSAVSFHKVLQVARKMDAINEWGSVVALSYVAAQRSFFGYNDMADAKALLESIARSFGYIYGRERNVRVNTISQSPTITTAGNGVKGFDRLLDFSERMSPLGNATGDECADYCITLFSDLTKKVTMQNLFHDGGFSNMGMSLRALEQYEKGLDKICACDSDKPHADEHRYD encoded by the coding sequence ATGAGTAACAATTTACTAAAAGGAAAAAAGGGAATTATTTTTGGGGCGTTAAATCCCGATTCAATTGCCTGGAAAGTGGCAGTAAGAGCACACGAAGAAGGAGCCACAGTAACATTATCAAATACCCCGGTTGCCATTCGTATGGGCGAAACAAATAAACTGGGAGAGCAAATTAATGCCGAAGTGATTGGTGCCGATGCAACAAACGTTGAAGATCTGGAAAACCTGATCAGCAAATCAATGGAAGCTTTAGGTGGCAAAATCGACTTCATTTTACACTCTATCGGAATGTCGCCTAACGTAAGAAAAGGCCGCCATTACAGTGATTTGGATTATAACTACCTGGACAAAACCCTCGATGTATCTGCAGTGTCTTTTCACAAAGTACTTCAGGTGGCACGTAAAATGGATGCCATAAATGAGTGGGGATCGGTAGTTGCCTTGTCGTATGTTGCGGCACAGCGTTCGTTCTTTGGTTACAACGACATGGCCGATGCAAAAGCCTTGCTGGAATCGATTGCACGTAGCTTCGGTTATATTTACGGACGTGAGCGTAACGTGAGGGTAAATACCATTTCGCAATCGCCAACCATTACCACTGCCGGAAACGGTGTAAAAGGTTTCGACCGCTTGTTAGACTTCTCGGAAAGAATGTCGCCACTAGGAAATGCAACCGGCGATGAATGTGCCGATTACTGTATCACACTTTTCTCTGATTTGACAAAGAAAGTTACCATGCAAAACCTTTTCCACGATGGTGGATTCTCTAATATGGGAATGAGTTTAAGAGCACTTGAACAATACGAAAAAGGTTTGGATAAGATATGTGCGTGCGATAGTGATAAACCACACGCTGACGAGCATCGCTACGACTAA
- a CDS encoding Zn-dependent hydrolase, whose product MRKLFILFMATTLFFGCSTSTRKEAKQNTKMEVNPEIKKKADEFVSFKLTTDLSVLTENEKQMLPILLDAAKLMNDIYWQEAYGDKDELLSEDWDEYTLKFIKLNFGPWERLNANKPFLPGYDQKPAGANFYPTDMTKEEFEAWDDETKTSLYTLIQRDEDGALKSIPYHIAFEKEIKKAADLLLQAAELAEDTGLKKYLEERSKALLTDDYYASDVAWMEMKNNTIEFIVGPIENYEDQLYGYKAAHESFILIKDKDWSLRLEKYAALLPGLQKALPCEQSYKNETPGVDSDMNVYDAIYYAGDCNAGSKTIAINLPNDEEVREIKGSRKLQLKNSMQAKFDKILVPIADLLIAEDQRQHVKFDAFFENTMFHEVAHGLGLGNTVDQSTTVREALKDAYTSIEEGKADILGLWCVYQLNEMGELGEKDMMDNFVTFMAGIFRSVRFGAASAHGKANMMRFYYFQEMGAFTRDEATGTYRVDYDKMKAAMMNLSETILKIQGDGDYETAKQIIDEKGFIREALQKDLDRIGEAGIPRDIVFEQGAEVLGL is encoded by the coding sequence ATGAGAAAATTATTCATCCTGTTTATGGCAACAACTCTATTCTTTGGTTGTTCTACAAGCACTAGAAAAGAAGCAAAACAAAACACAAAAATGGAAGTGAATCCGGAAATCAAAAAGAAGGCCGATGAATTTGTATCGTTTAAATTAACCACCGACCTAAGCGTGCTAACCGAGAATGAAAAGCAAATGTTACCGATCTTGCTGGATGCCGCTAAATTAATGAACGACATTTACTGGCAGGAAGCGTACGGCGATAAAGACGAGTTATTGAGTGAGGATTGGGATGAATACACCCTGAAATTTATAAAGCTAAATTTTGGACCATGGGAACGTTTAAATGCCAATAAACCATTTTTACCGGGATATGATCAGAAACCGGCAGGTGCCAATTTCTATCCGACAGACATGACCAAAGAAGAATTTGAAGCCTGGGACGACGAAACAAAAACAAGCCTGTATACTTTGATACAACGTGACGAAGACGGTGCTTTGAAATCTATTCCGTACCACATCGCATTTGAAAAGGAGATTAAAAAGGCCGCTGATCTTTTGCTTCAGGCAGCAGAATTAGCTGAAGATACCGGGCTGAAAAAATACCTCGAAGAACGCTCAAAAGCACTTCTTACCGATGATTATTATGCAAGTGATGTTGCCTGGATGGAAATGAAAAACAACACTATCGAGTTCATTGTTGGCCCAATAGAAAATTACGAAGACCAACTCTATGGTTACAAAGCTGCGCACGAATCATTTATTCTGATAAAAGATAAAGACTGGAGTCTGCGACTGGAGAAATATGCAGCATTGTTACCTGGCTTGCAAAAAGCGTTGCCTTGCGAGCAGTCCTATAAAAACGAAACTCCGGGCGTTGATTCGGATATGAATGTTTACGATGCTATTTATTACGCCGGCGATTGTAATGCAGGAAGCAAAACTATTGCCATCAATTTACCAAACGACGAAGAAGTTCGCGAAATAAAAGGCAGCCGAAAACTACAGTTAAAAAATTCGATGCAGGCTAAATTTGATAAGATTTTGGTGCCAATTGCCGATTTACTGATTGCTGAAGATCAACGTCAGCATGTAAAATTCGATGCTTTCTTTGAGAACACCATGTTTCATGAGGTGGCTCACGGTCTTGGTTTGGGAAATACGGTTGATCAGAGTACAACTGTTCGTGAAGCATTAAAAGATGCCTATACTTCAATTGAAGAAGGGAAAGCCGATATTTTAGGTTTGTGGTGCGTTTACCAACTCAACGAAATGGGCGAATTGGGTGAAAAAGATATGATGGACAATTTCGTAACTTTTATGGCAGGTATTTTCCGTTCGGTACGTTTTGGAGCTGCCAGTGCACACGGAAAGGCAAATATGATGCGTTTTTACTATTTCCAGGAAATGGGAGCTTTTACCCGCGACGAGGCTACCGGAACGTATCGTGTAGACTACGATAAAATGAAAGCAGCCATGATGAACCTGTCAGAAACTATTCTGAAAATTCAGGGCGATGGCGACTATGAAACCGCCAAACAAATCATTGATGAAAAAGGCTTTATTCGCGAAGCACTTCAAAAAGATCTGGACAGGATAGGAGAGGCCGGAATTCCGCGTGATATTGTTTTTGAACAGGGAGCAGAAGTTTTAGGACTATAA
- a CDS encoding DUF6055 domain-containing protein, whose product MSDNKFVSGKSIVILLCVCVAIFQSCSSEPKVEKELYIPQNIYKVPENNDFSNPESEFSNKHMVESDNFALFWDKEYGDDPMANPDSTKRFDPKYAIEECERFYNYYVNELKIVEKGNSVTDQYKMLIIVFGGDEATAFGGGEEDKIGMLWTPAVRINKKPYGALAHELAHSFQYVSNADAGTGPQGAIMEMAAQYSLWQVYPEWMTFENYHLVDFMKQTNYAFLHPINMYHSPYVLEYWSQIRGKEFLGELYRGTQEKDDPVMTYKRLTGVDQQKFNDEMFDASRRFITWDLDRVQEVAHQYANQHQCKLTAVADGWYKVTAENCPQNYGYNGIQLNVPEAGTEVVLDFKGIAGSDGYNAVKVDKAGWRYGFVASLKDGSRVYGNMQNTNESSTNFTVPENTEYLWLVVMGAPTEHWPIVMSWGNDAEKTPEENWPYQIKLEGTTLAASVID is encoded by the coding sequence ATGTCAGATAATAAATTCGTTTCCGGTAAGTCAATAGTTATTTTATTGTGCGTTTGTGTTGCAATATTTCAATCATGTAGCAGCGAGCCTAAAGTTGAAAAAGAACTTTATATTCCACAGAACATCTATAAAGTTCCTGAAAACAATGATTTCTCAAATCCGGAGAGTGAATTTAGCAACAAGCACATGGTAGAGAGCGACAATTTTGCTCTTTTCTGGGATAAAGAATACGGCGATGACCCGATGGCCAATCCAGATTCAACGAAACGTTTTGATCCGAAATACGCCATTGAAGAATGTGAGCGTTTTTATAACTATTATGTGAATGAACTAAAGATTGTTGAGAAAGGAAATTCTGTTACGGATCAATACAAAATGTTGATCATTGTTTTTGGTGGCGACGAAGCAACTGCGTTTGGCGGAGGGGAAGAAGATAAAATCGGGATGCTTTGGACTCCTGCCGTTCGCATAAACAAAAAACCGTATGGAGCACTGGCACACGAGCTGGCACATTCTTTTCAATACGTTTCGAATGCTGATGCCGGAACCGGGCCACAAGGCGCAATTATGGAAATGGCCGCACAATATTCGTTATGGCAGGTTTACCCCGAATGGATGACATTTGAGAATTACCACCTGGTAGATTTTATGAAGCAAACCAACTATGCATTTTTACATCCTATAAACATGTATCACTCGCCTTATGTGTTGGAATATTGGTCGCAAATTCGCGGTAAGGAATTCCTTGGTGAGTTATATCGTGGAACACAGGAAAAAGACGATCCGGTAATGACCTATAAACGATTAACAGGTGTCGACCAACAAAAATTTAACGATGAAATGTTTGATGCTTCGCGCCGGTTTATCACCTGGGATCTCGACCGGGTGCAGGAAGTAGCACATCAGTATGCGAATCAGCACCAGTGCAAATTAACGGCAGTAGCTGATGGTTGGTACAAAGTAACTGCAGAAAATTGTCCGCAAAATTATGGTTACAACGGAATCCAATTAAACGTTCCGGAGGCTGGCACTGAAGTAGTTTTAGATTTTAAAGGAATTGCAGGATCAGACGGATACAATGCGGTTAAAGTGGATAAAGCAGGCTGGCGATATGGTTTTGTGGCATCGTTAAAAGATGGCAGCCGTGTTTATGGCAATATGCAAAATACAAATGAAAGCAGCACGAATTTTACCGTTCCTGAAAATACCGAATATTTGTGGTTGGTAGTTATGGGAGCGCCAACAGAGCATTGGCCAATTGTTATGAGCTGGGGAAATGATGCCGAAAAAACACCTGAAGAGAACTGGCCTTACCAAATTAAACTTGAAGGAACAACACTTGCCGCATCGGTAATTGATTAG